In one Nitrososphaera viennensis EN76 genomic region, the following are encoded:
- a CDS encoding 30S ribosomal protein S15, translating to MARIHVHTHGKSHSIRPTSKVAPSWLTTSPDQVSSLVVKMAKDGVSPSVIGLKLRDEHGVPLARSVTGKTVTQVLAENNIKSDMPEDLERLVRKALGLQKHLRAHNSDHRNVRSLELVEAKIHRLSKYYKGIGKLPATWKYAAVIAQLE from the coding sequence ATGGCACGAATTCACGTTCACACTCATGGCAAGTCACATTCTATCCGTCCTACTTCCAAGGTTGCCCCTTCATGGCTTACCACAAGCCCCGACCAGGTGTCGTCGCTCGTTGTCAAGATGGCAAAGGACGGCGTCAGCCCTAGCGTAATCGGCCTAAAGCTTCGCGACGAGCACGGAGTCCCCCTTGCTAGGTCTGTGACCGGCAAGACTGTGACCCAGGTACTTGCAGAGAATAATATCAAGTCCGACATGCCAGAAGACCTTGAAAGACTGGTTAGAAAAGCACTTGGCCTGCAAAAGCACCTGAGGGCTCACAACAGCGACCACAGAAACGTCCGCTCGCTCGAGCTTGTAGAGGCCAAGATCCATCGCCTGTCAAAATACTACAAGGGAATCGGCAAGCTTCCTGCAACTTGGAAATACGCTGCTGTCATTGCCCAGCTAGAGTAA
- the endA gene encoding tRNA-intron lyase — MSTTTTAVSGRLFGNRIVVWDIVDSRKLYGSGYYGKPLGVPKPKGVEFDAPLVLDLMEGCYLAEKGRLKISQMDGRPVSQTEIKKICKKQYVDFDAKYLVFSDLREKGYVVSPGIKFGCDFAVYEQGPGIDHAPYLVQVFRATDEMTATGIVLAGRLATTVKKQFILAIPKVTEKKVEYVGFDWWRA, encoded by the coding sequence ATGTCGACGACAACAACAGCAGTAAGCGGCAGGCTTTTTGGGAACAGGATCGTAGTCTGGGACATTGTAGACTCGCGAAAACTGTACGGCTCGGGCTATTACGGCAAGCCTCTTGGAGTGCCAAAGCCAAAGGGTGTTGAATTTGACGCGCCGCTCGTGCTTGACCTGATGGAAGGCTGCTACCTTGCTGAAAAGGGCAGGCTGAAAATATCTCAGATGGACGGCAGGCCCGTCTCGCAGACAGAGATAAAAAAGATCTGCAAAAAACAGTATGTCGACTTTGACGCCAAGTACCTGGTGTTTTCGGACCTGCGCGAAAAAGGCTACGTCGTCTCGCCGGGGATAAAGTTCGGCTGCGACTTTGCGGTGTACGAGCAGGGGCCCGGAATTGACCACGCGCCGTACCTCGTGCAGGTGTTCCGGGCAACCGACGAGATGACTGCGACCGGCATCGTCCTTGCCGGCAGGCTTGCCACCACCGTGAAAAAGCAGTTCATACTGGCGATACCAAAAGTGACGGAAAAGAAGGTGGAGTACGTCGGCTTTGACTGGTGGCGCGCCTAG
- a CDS encoding glycosyltransferase, translating to MGKAYLAPYGVGLGHASRMVMVADHLQQHSSDVQVRFSSFGEAAKYVSMRGYQCVIAPPVEFAWSVEGGFSVKHSIANIPIWFTNLARQVNHETRNMTMYSPDVILSDSRLSPLLAAKLLGIPSIVLLNQVKLLLSPRLREFRISRLFEAMVGEFLGSMWNIADRILVPDLPPPYTIAAHNVWCVGSAARKLEYIGFTAPKPVVTEERVAKVASRLDIDRSRPVVFVHVSGPMETRMPLIRLALEAAKHADNDNNSKDLQFIFSEGRPHGSTEPKKIEHGWYYEWCPVRDEVFALSDLVVMRGGHTALSQAMQFGKPVVTIPIENHGEQLGNSEKIAKLGAGVMVHPKKLKPEKIADAVEQVLSDPAYRKNALGLKKMTESLDGINNVVKVVRSYL from the coding sequence TTGGGCAAGGCGTATCTTGCGCCGTACGGCGTCGGACTAGGTCATGCAAGCCGGATGGTGATGGTGGCAGACCACCTGCAGCAGCACAGCAGCGACGTCCAGGTGCGCTTCTCTTCATTTGGCGAGGCCGCAAAATACGTCTCCATGAGGGGCTACCAGTGCGTAATCGCCCCGCCGGTCGAGTTTGCGTGGAGCGTCGAAGGCGGATTTTCGGTAAAGCACAGCATAGCCAACATTCCAATCTGGTTCACCAACCTTGCGCGCCAGGTAAACCATGAAACCCGCAACATGACCATGTACAGCCCCGATGTCATCCTGTCAGACTCGCGCCTTTCGCCGCTTCTTGCCGCAAAGCTCCTTGGGATACCTTCCATAGTGCTCCTGAATCAGGTCAAGCTCCTGCTGTCGCCAAGGCTACGGGAGTTTAGGATCTCGAGGTTGTTTGAGGCGATGGTGGGCGAGTTCCTGGGCTCGATGTGGAATATTGCCGACAGGATACTTGTGCCAGACCTGCCCCCTCCGTACACTATAGCCGCGCACAACGTATGGTGCGTCGGCTCGGCCGCGCGCAAGCTGGAATACATCGGCTTTACGGCGCCCAAGCCTGTCGTGACAGAAGAGCGGGTTGCAAAGGTGGCATCCCGCCTCGACATAGACAGGTCAAGGCCAGTCGTGTTTGTGCACGTCAGCGGACCGATGGAGACGCGCATGCCCCTCATCAGGCTTGCACTTGAAGCGGCCAAGCACGCAGACAACGACAACAACAGCAAGGACCTACAGTTCATCTTTTCCGAGGGCAGGCCGCACGGAAGCACCGAACCAAAAAAGATTGAACATGGTTGGTATTACGAGTGGTGCCCTGTCCGAGACGAGGTGTTTGCGCTGAGCGACCTGGTGGTTATGCGCGGCGGCCATACCGCGCTTTCGCAGGCCATGCAGTTTGGCAAGCCCGTCGTGACGATACCAATAGAAAACCACGGCGAGCAGCTGGGCAACTCGGAAAAGATTGCCAAGCTTGGCGCCGGCGTGATGGTCCACCCAAAGAAGCTAAAGCCTGAGAAAATCGCGGACGCGGTGGAGCAGGTTCTTTCTGACCCTGCGTACAGAAAGAACGCCCTTGGCCTGAAAAAGATGACTGAGTCGCTAGATGGAATCAATAATGTCGTGAAGGTAGTTAGGTCCTACCTCTAG
- a CDS encoding THUMP domain-containing protein yields MTLVLVHPSPQTGAKELAKALQRFGAARVEEGIVVLETDRAQEIAGMFGVAKVSIAIECESQFSAISKAIAEVGRRTVLQGQSFFVKVYLSKDRNFAARDLEFSATGALAAELAGVASPAKSEREASIATIIAAYAGRRRAFVSLKEYEGAGGALAGSLGSASCAITGPLSLASCIAACRAGFFLPELLLLYSDEDDLCRNAKLARSLAEKTRVESQKIAIAKVPVVHAKDGRTKMLQLDLAAARTLARVESSKNVVLPLSLATHPQWFIEMAMKEIHDAGKFPLVPLMFSEMDCTKEEEKEARGVTRQEFVKLKKTRLEGKKPRRIRLEVGPNYLHDIIDSI; encoded by the coding sequence TTGACGCTTGTGCTAGTCCACCCCTCGCCGCAGACAGGCGCAAAAGAGCTCGCAAAGGCGCTACAAAGGTTTGGTGCCGCAAGGGTAGAAGAAGGCATTGTCGTGCTTGAGACTGACCGCGCCCAGGAAATTGCAGGTATGTTTGGCGTCGCAAAGGTTTCCATAGCGATAGAATGTGAAAGCCAGTTTTCTGCAATATCAAAGGCCATTGCAGAAGTCGGCAGGCGGACCGTCCTGCAGGGCCAGAGCTTTTTCGTCAAGGTGTACCTATCGAAAGACAGGAACTTTGCCGCGAGGGATTTAGAGTTTTCCGCCACCGGCGCGCTTGCGGCAGAGCTTGCCGGCGTCGCAAGTCCCGCAAAAAGCGAGCGGGAAGCAAGCATAGCAACAATAATAGCCGCATACGCGGGCAGGAGGAGGGCATTTGTCTCCCTCAAGGAGTACGAGGGCGCAGGCGGCGCGCTTGCCGGCTCGCTTGGAAGCGCTTCTTGCGCGATAACGGGCCCGCTGTCGCTTGCCTCCTGCATCGCAGCCTGCAGAGCAGGGTTTTTTTTGCCAGAACTCTTGCTCTTGTACAGCGATGAAGACGACCTTTGCAGAAACGCCAAGCTTGCAAGGTCGCTGGCGGAAAAAACAAGAGTGGAAAGTCAGAAAATTGCAATAGCAAAGGTACCAGTAGTACATGCAAAGGACGGCAGGACAAAGATGCTCCAGCTCGACCTTGCCGCAGCAAGAACGCTTGCCAGGGTGGAGAGCAGCAAGAATGTCGTCCTTCCGCTGTCGCTTGCCACACACCCGCAGTGGTTCATAGAAATGGCCATGAAAGAAATCCATGACGCAGGCAAGTTCCCTCTTGTACCGCTAATGTTTTCAGAAATGGACTGCACAAAAGAAGAAGAAAAAGAGGCAAGAGGAGTCACGCGTCAAGAGTTTGTGAAACTGAAAAAAACGAGGCTAGAAGGGAAAAAGCCAAGGCGCATCAGGCTAGAGGTAGGACCTAACTACCTTCACGACATTATTGATTCCATCTAG
- a CDS encoding PHP domain-containing protein: MVSENIDEISRVDILVLRDFRRAKERLKKKAKGGAGIEITIEQARKLDAAGVARWVADAHDLYEFCQSSGFQFILSSGASSPAGAVSGQSFDAILKMMGIDPQKHWKEMNSWLEFRLGRRVRPC, translated from the coding sequence GTGGTCTCTGAAAACATTGACGAGATCTCGCGCGTCGACATACTTGTACTAAGGGATTTTCGCAGGGCAAAGGAGAGGCTGAAAAAAAAGGCAAAAGGCGGCGCAGGAATAGAGATTACGATCGAGCAGGCGCGCAAGCTGGACGCGGCAGGAGTTGCAAGGTGGGTTGCCGACGCGCACGATCTCTATGAATTCTGCCAGTCGTCGGGGTTTCAATTCATACTGTCAAGCGGGGCCAGCTCGCCTGCGGGCGCCGTGTCGGGACAGTCCTTTGATGCGATACTAAAGATGATGGGCATTGATCCGCAGAAGCACTGGAAGGAAATGAATAGCTGGCTAGAGTTCCGACTTGGAAGGAGGGTACGCCCGTGCTAA
- the serS gene encoding serine--tRNA ligase — protein sequence MLDPKLLKDNPDAVREMLKKRNMEFPLDELVALERRRRELITEAQDYRSKKNKLSEAVAAKKKAKQDASAELEQMKEVGANMEKVEQEKVATEDKYRKLAALLPNMLHESVPAGKDEKDNVVVRTAAGKKRSIVDKPRDHVDIATALDLFDIERAAKISGARFYFLKNELVRMNTALVHFALDYLTEKGYTLVQPPYMIRRQPMEGAVILGDFEDVIYKIENEDLYMIGTSEHAIASMHMDEILEGKQLPMRYAGVSPCFRKEAGAHGKDMKGIFRVHQFEKVEQFVYCRPEDSWKEHERMLEVSQGFFDALGIPYRVMLLCSGDTGKISAKTYDIEAWMPGQGAYREIVSCSNCTDYQARRLAIRFRDKTNEETRLVHTLNSTLVAVQRTLVAIMENYQTPAGTVQVPEVLQKYMGGLAEIKPRA from the coding sequence ATGCTTGACCCAAAGCTCTTGAAGGACAACCCCGACGCTGTTCGCGAGATGCTCAAAAAGCGCAACATGGAGTTCCCACTTGACGAGCTGGTTGCGCTTGAAAGGCGCAGGCGAGAGCTCATCACCGAGGCGCAGGACTACCGCTCCAAGAAGAACAAGCTGTCCGAAGCTGTCGCGGCAAAGAAAAAGGCCAAGCAAGACGCGTCGGCCGAGCTTGAGCAGATGAAGGAGGTCGGCGCCAACATGGAAAAAGTAGAGCAAGAAAAGGTCGCCACCGAGGACAAGTATCGCAAGCTTGCCGCGCTTTTGCCAAACATGCTCCACGAGTCAGTGCCTGCCGGCAAGGATGAAAAGGACAACGTCGTGGTCAGGACTGCTGCAGGCAAGAAAAGAAGCATCGTAGACAAGCCCAGAGACCATGTCGACATTGCAACCGCGCTTGACCTGTTTGACATTGAGCGGGCGGCCAAGATCTCTGGCGCGCGATTTTACTTTTTGAAAAACGAGCTGGTGCGCATGAACACCGCGCTGGTGCATTTTGCACTCGACTATTTGACGGAGAAAGGCTACACGCTCGTGCAGCCGCCGTACATGATACGCAGGCAGCCGATGGAAGGCGCAGTCATACTGGGCGACTTTGAAGACGTTATCTACAAGATAGAAAACGAGGACCTGTACATGATAGGGACATCCGAACATGCCATAGCAAGCATGCACATGGACGAGATATTGGAGGGCAAGCAGCTGCCTATGCGCTATGCCGGCGTCAGCCCGTGTTTCCGCAAGGAGGCCGGCGCGCACGGAAAAGACATGAAGGGGATATTCCGGGTGCACCAGTTTGAAAAGGTCGAGCAGTTTGTCTACTGCCGGCCGGAAGATTCATGGAAGGAGCACGAGCGCATGCTTGAAGTCTCGCAGGGATTCTTTGACGCTCTTGGCATCCCGTACCGCGTGATGCTCCTGTGCTCGGGCGACACGGGCAAGATATCGGCAAAGACGTACGACATCGAGGCGTGGATGCCCGGGCAGGGCGCGTACCGCGAGATAGTGTCGTGCTCAAACTGCACCGACTATCAGGCCCGCAGGCTTGCGATACGCTTCCGGGACAAGACGAACGAGGAAACAAGGCTCGTCCACACCCTCAACAGCACCCTCGTGGCGGTACAGCGCACGCTCGTTGCCATAATGGAGAACTACCAGACGCCTGCGGGCACCGTCCAAGTGCCCGAAGTCCTGCAGAAATACATGGGTGGCCTTGCAGAAATCAAGCCCCGGGCCTGA
- a CDS encoding single-stranded-DNA-specific exonuclease RecJ, which yields MGGDSSKLLPALKPFCEKLRSVVENGSEISIITHLDADGITSGSIIGTALARLGAKCSVRTVSDMTPSVIERMKAEDHEFYIITDLGGGMAANFRKALGDRWVVIDHHQIPEEEILTDDAGQVLNAWKYGIDGGIEVPAGGMAYMVASTLDRKNRDLSPVAVVSAVGDRQDQGDKKSFLGLNKEILETAKTLGLVNVDLDIMLTGRETRPLHEALAFTSFPYIDGLTWNRDSCYTILKNAGIKLKDNGRWRVPAEFSQEEKSAILDAVAKFIVTSSKTSATVIDDLIGYVYTLAGEDKRSQLRDAREFSTLLNACGRIGKSGVGIAICMGDRNAMLTAGEEISTEYRTTLRNYVSTIFSEKWRVTDDGKVAFVNGDGLVAEDMLGAVSSLLSGSPTLAGRLVFVRSLSKGGTYKFSSRKGLGCTSPANLGLVMRHCAESVKGTGGGHSAAAGCRIPSAALDPFISCLRSAVNEAKFATAS from the coding sequence ATGGGCGGCGACAGCTCCAAGCTTCTCCCTGCGCTCAAACCTTTTTGCGAAAAGCTTCGCTCCGTCGTGGAGAACGGAAGCGAGATTTCCATCATAACCCACCTTGACGCTGACGGCATCACTTCTGGAAGCATAATCGGGACGGCCCTTGCGCGCCTTGGGGCCAAGTGCTCTGTCCGCACGGTGTCTGACATGACGCCGTCCGTGATAGAGCGCATGAAGGCCGAGGACCACGAGTTTTACATCATCACCGACCTTGGCGGCGGCATGGCCGCAAATTTCCGCAAGGCCCTTGGCGACAGGTGGGTTGTCATCGACCATCACCAGATACCTGAGGAGGAGATCCTGACAGACGACGCGGGGCAGGTGCTAAACGCCTGGAAGTACGGCATAGACGGCGGCATCGAGGTTCCTGCAGGCGGCATGGCGTACATGGTCGCAAGCACGCTTGACCGCAAGAACCGCGACCTTTCGCCGGTGGCAGTCGTATCCGCAGTAGGCGACAGGCAGGACCAGGGCGACAAAAAGTCGTTTCTTGGGCTCAACAAGGAGATACTTGAAACCGCCAAGACACTCGGGCTTGTCAACGTCGACCTTGACATCATGCTGACGGGCAGGGAGACGCGCCCCCTGCACGAGGCACTTGCGTTCACATCGTTTCCCTACATCGACGGGCTGACCTGGAACAGGGACAGCTGCTACACCATCCTGAAAAACGCCGGGATAAAGCTGAAGGACAACGGCCGATGGCGCGTGCCGGCAGAGTTTTCGCAGGAGGAAAAAAGCGCCATCTTGGATGCGGTTGCCAAGTTCATAGTCACGTCTAGCAAGACGTCTGCGACCGTCATTGACGACCTCATCGGCTATGTCTACACGCTTGCCGGCGAAGACAAGCGCAGCCAGCTGCGCGACGCAAGGGAGTTTTCAACACTGTTGAACGCGTGCGGCCGGATAGGCAAGTCCGGCGTCGGAATAGCCATCTGCATGGGGGACAGAAATGCCATGCTCACCGCCGGCGAGGAGATAAGCACAGAGTACAGGACGACTTTGCGCAACTATGTTTCAACGATATTTTCAGAAAAGTGGAGGGTTACAGACGATGGTAAGGTGGCATTCGTAAACGGCGACGGCCTCGTTGCGGAGGACATGCTGGGCGCAGTCTCGTCGCTCCTCTCCGGGTCGCCGACCCTGGCCGGCAGGCTCGTGTTCGTAAGGTCTCTTTCAAAGGGTGGCACCTACAAGTTTTCATCAAGGAAGGGCCTCGGATGCACGTCGCCGGCAAACCTTGGCCTCGTGATGCGCCACTGCGCCGAGTCTGTCAAAGGTACAGGAGGCGGCCACTCGGCTGCCGCAGGCTGCAGGATACCCTCGGCGGCGCTTGACCCCTTCATCTCATGCCTGAGGTCAGCGGTAAATGAAGCGAAATTCGCGACAGCGTCTTGA
- a CDS encoding DUF47 domain-containing protein produces the protein MYSGELEVQAKRRALAILQDEISKILGSSRDLSTLTSSLIKDDNNDIQACLERMRNNEEEVENLRRKITREVSELGGLMANREDILRTAYLMDDVAGYINGIAFRLANMRGETLKKAQCDTDLQELVGMVVDASFKLNEMGRALSINPASMFELAQEMQKLEHQVDAKYRAMIIKALGEITNNKDLLLFKDAVEGIEGMVDKCQEASDSFTILALGM, from the coding sequence ATGTACAGCGGGGAACTTGAGGTACAGGCCAAGAGAAGGGCGCTGGCCATTCTACAGGACGAAATAAGCAAGATCCTGGGCTCTTCGCGAGACCTTTCGACGCTCACGTCGTCGCTAATCAAGGACGATAACAACGACATACAGGCGTGCCTTGAGCGCATGCGCAACAACGAGGAAGAAGTGGAGAACCTCCGGCGCAAGATAACCAGAGAAGTGTCGGAGCTTGGCGGCCTGATGGCAAACAGGGAGGACATCTTGCGCACGGCGTACCTTATGGACGACGTCGCCGGCTACATCAACGGCATCGCGTTTAGGCTGGCAAACATGAGGGGCGAGACGCTCAAAAAAGCCCAGTGCGACACGGATCTGCAGGAGCTGGTAGGCATGGTAGTCGACGCCAGTTTCAAGCTGAACGAGATGGGCAGGGCGCTTTCGATAAACCCTGCCAGTATGTTCGAGCTTGCGCAGGAAATGCAGAAGCTTGAGCACCAGGTGGACGCCAAGTACCGGGCGATGATAATCAAGGCGCTGGGCGAGATAACAAACAACAAGGATCTGCTGCTCTTCAAGGACGCGGTTGAAGGCATCGAGGGCATGGTGGACAAGTGCCAGGAAGCATCCGACTCGTTCACGATACTTGCTCTTGGAATGTAA
- a CDS encoding radical SAM protein, with translation MELAYDYPLYRPPSEANSLIFQVTLGCSFNKCSFCNMYRTKEYAERPWEEIRAEIDMMAKLYPDTRRIFLADGDALNMSKDRLVQILEYLYQKFPSIERISCYAMPKNLLQKTDEELKALYAAGLHMFYVGIESGNDVVLKKVTKGATGRSIVQACSKAKKHGYVLSCMVILGLGGRKYTKEHIADTAKVLGEIAPDYVGALTLYLEEGVRDEFMSKYGEPFEFIDDVEVLDELERLVRGFDPKTPVVFRANHASNVYSIGGTMPDDRGRILSLIEGLKAHPEMLKPKFLRRF, from the coding sequence ATGGAGCTGGCCTACGACTATCCGCTCTACAGGCCGCCGTCAGAGGCAAATTCCCTGATATTCCAGGTCACGCTAGGCTGCTCCTTCAACAAGTGCTCCTTCTGTAACATGTACCGCACCAAGGAATACGCCGAGCGCCCGTGGGAAGAGATCCGCGCGGAAATAGACATGATGGCCAAACTCTATCCAGACACGCGCAGGATATTCCTTGCCGACGGCGACGCGCTAAACATGTCCAAGGACAGGCTGGTGCAGATACTAGAGTACCTATACCAAAAGTTTCCAAGCATCGAGCGCATCTCCTGCTACGCCATGCCAAAGAACCTTTTGCAAAAAACAGACGAAGAACTGAAGGCGCTTTACGCCGCCGGCCTCCACATGTTCTACGTCGGAATTGAAAGCGGGAACGACGTTGTATTGAAAAAAGTGACAAAAGGCGCGACTGGCCGGTCAATAGTCCAGGCGTGCAGCAAGGCCAAAAAGCACGGCTATGTCCTTTCGTGCATGGTAATCCTCGGCCTTGGCGGAAGGAAATACACAAAGGAGCACATCGCCGACACGGCAAAAGTGCTGGGTGAAATAGCGCCCGATTATGTGGGCGCACTCACGCTGTACCTGGAGGAGGGCGTGCGCGACGAGTTCATGAGCAAGTACGGAGAGCCTTTTGAGTTCATCGACGACGTTGAAGTGCTTGACGAGCTGGAGCGGCTGGTCAGGGGTTTTGACCCAAAGACGCCGGTGGTGTTCCGCGCAAACCACGCCTCAAACGTCTATTCAATAGGCGGGACGATGCCTGATGACAGGGGCAGGATCCTGTCGCTCATAGAAGGGCTAAAGGCGCACCCCGAGATGCTAAAGCCCAAGTTCCTGCGCCGCTTTTAG
- a CDS encoding eS1 family ribosomal protein: protein MVKATKKGGRVRDKWRDKQWVIVNKPSGFEPPGSVNYVPITDGEQAKGRVIENTLHDMMKGNPDRSMDQHQIKIFLQIDKISDGTASTRFKGHEYAKEFLRSLIRRGSSMVNFVHDYTTQDGHTFRVAVVAFTQRRVNASKKHEIRMIAHRILSERIPQMTVEQFVQETTGSKAGDIPRETNSLLGAAIMNEAKKISNIRHIGIKKTKLISTPESRAVSDAKPVEATVAEPAPQ from the coding sequence ATGGTCAAGGCAACAAAGAAGGGAGGTCGAGTCCGCGACAAGTGGCGAGACAAGCAATGGGTCATCGTCAACAAACCATCAGGATTTGAGCCGCCTGGATCCGTTAACTACGTTCCCATAACCGACGGCGAGCAGGCCAAGGGGAGGGTGATTGAAAATACGCTCCATGACATGATGAAGGGCAACCCCGATCGGAGCATGGATCAGCACCAGATAAAGATCTTCCTCCAGATTGACAAGATAAGCGACGGCACCGCAAGCACGCGCTTCAAGGGCCACGAGTACGCCAAGGAATTCCTCCGCTCGCTGATAAGGCGCGGAAGCTCCATGGTCAATTTCGTGCACGACTATACCACGCAGGACGGGCACACCTTCCGCGTCGCAGTCGTCGCCTTTACGCAAAGGCGCGTGAACGCTTCAAAGAAGCACGAGATCCGCATGATCGCCCACCGCATCCTGTCTGAAAGGATTCCGCAGATGACAGTCGAGCAGTTCGTGCAAGAGACGACAGGCAGCAAGGCTGGCGACATCCCGAGGGAGACAAACAGCCTGCTCGGTGCGGCCATCATGAACGAGGCGAAAAAGATCTCGAACATACGCCACATCGGCATAAAAAAGACAAAGCTGATCTCGACTCCTGAATCGAGGGCAGTAAGCGACGCCAAGCCGGTCGAAGCAACCGTTGCCGAGCCGGCCCCGCAATAA
- a CDS encoding HIT family protein yields the protein MPKPCIFCSIIAGELPSAQVYKDEDLLVIMDKYPINPGHTLVIPTKHHDTLLDMPPAEVAKLYAAVPRIARAVVAAVDADGFNVGQNNGIAANQIIPHVHVHVVPRFADDSPDGKWPSRHVAPEEELEKMAQKVKQKLTPLRAK from the coding sequence ATGCCCAAGCCGTGCATATTCTGCTCCATAATAGCAGGCGAACTGCCAAGCGCCCAGGTCTACAAGGACGAAGACTTGCTCGTGATAATGGACAAGTACCCGATAAACCCGGGCCACACGCTCGTGATACCGACCAAGCACCACGACACTCTTTTGGACATGCCGCCGGCCGAGGTGGCCAAGCTGTACGCGGCGGTGCCAAGAATAGCTAGGGCGGTCGTGGCCGCTGTGGACGCAGACGGGTTTAACGTTGGCCAGAACAACGGCATTGCGGCAAACCAGATAATTCCACACGTGCACGTACACGTAGTTCCGCGGTTTGCAGACGACAGCCCCGACGGCAAGTGGCCCTCAAGGCACGTCGCTCCGGAAGAAGAGCTAGAGAAGATGGCGCAAAAGGTGAAGCAAAAGCTGACGCCGTTGCGCGCAAAATAA
- a CDS encoding polysaccharide deacetylase family protein, producing MALMHTHAQGMKRLAFATGCAVLLLATIGASPSFNAQTPGERCKCVAFRLDDIQDYYLQKIQIRLMDEFEKRDLPLTVGIIANYFGQDEKIVSYVKQGVAAGRLEVANHGWNHEKFTLYSQGEQSDLMARTNDKLNSILGFRPLIFIAPYNAVNNSTFAAAKENAILYVSANMTLDRPPYHEKSDGLLHYPETTVTGDLSGDGARWLSYSHERTMEEIKRGIDENGFAVVTMHPMEFALRDGLNFRDEIDERQMEELDLLLKAISEQGYEITTLGDLALRNGP from the coding sequence ATGGCCTTGATGCACACGCACGCGCAGGGAATGAAGAGGCTTGCATTTGCAACAGGCTGCGCAGTGTTGCTGCTTGCCACCATCGGCGCCTCGCCGAGTTTCAACGCCCAGACCCCTGGTGAAAGATGCAAGTGCGTGGCGTTCCGGCTGGACGACATCCAGGACTATTACCTGCAGAAAATCCAGATCCGGCTGATGGACGAGTTCGAAAAGCGGGATCTTCCGCTCACCGTGGGCATAATCGCCAACTACTTTGGCCAGGACGAAAAGATAGTGTCTTATGTAAAACAAGGCGTCGCGGCTGGACGACTAGAGGTTGCAAACCACGGCTGGAACCACGAAAAGTTCACGCTCTACAGTCAGGGCGAGCAGTCTGACCTGATGGCAAGGACAAACGACAAACTAAACAGCATACTTGGCTTCAGGCCGCTCATATTCATCGCGCCCTACAACGCCGTGAACAACAGCACGTTTGCGGCCGCAAAAGAGAACGCAATCCTGTACGTGAGCGCAAACATGACACTTGACAGGCCACCGTACCACGAAAAGAGCGACGGGCTGCTGCACTATCCCGAAACGACGGTGACAGGCGACTTGAGCGGCGACGGCGCAAGGTGGCTGAGCTACTCTCATGAACGGACGATGGAAGAGATAAAGCGTGGCATAGACGAGAACGGGTTTGCAGTCGTCACAATGCACCCGATGGAGTTTGCATTGCGCGACGGGCTGAACTTTCGCGACGAGATAGACGAGAGGCAGATGGAAGAACTGGACCTGCTCCTCAAGGCCATCAGCGAGCAGGGCTACGAGATAACGACGCTGGGCGACCTTGCGCTGCGCAACGGCCCCTAA
- a CDS encoding RNA-binding domain-containing protein codes for MSEEDAVKFSSAEVQLVLHATEDHDKVLAAVEKALSVPAASFEGEQSEGHYGNIIMLLGAMIPGKEAGALATRIISALNRIDRQELADHIEEYSDEKGNLYLRLDKQRLCQGKVSLAESDAVRIKFKPVHRYKPSSRLQSYRGLLTSIE; via the coding sequence ATGTCAGAGGAAGATGCAGTAAAGTTCTCCTCGGCAGAGGTCCAGCTCGTGCTCCATGCGACGGAGGACCACGACAAGGTTCTTGCCGCCGTGGAAAAGGCGCTTTCCGTGCCAGCCGCAAGCTTTGAGGGTGAGCAGTCGGAGGGCCACTATGGCAACATCATAATGCTTCTTGGCGCCATGATTCCCGGCAAGGAGGCCGGCGCGCTTGCCACCCGGATTATCTCTGCCCTGAACCGCATTGACAGGCAAGAGCTTGCAGACCATATTGAAGAGTACTCTGACGAAAAGGGCAACCTTTACCTGCGCCTTGACAAGCAGAGGCTCTGTCAGGGCAAGGTGTCTCTTGCAGAGTCGGATGCGGTGCGGATCAAGTTCAAGCCGGTCCACCGTTACAAGCCGTCAAGCAGACTGCAGAGCTACAGGGGGCTACTCACTTCAATCGAATAG